The Castanea sativa cultivar Marrone di Chiusa Pesio chromosome 11, ASM4071231v1 genome contains a region encoding:
- the LOC142617211 gene encoding scarecrow-like protein 27, with protein sequence MKAMPLPFEEFQGKGVLDFSTASSDSLPHLHHLYQQQQLQKWHNTNKENCYVGTEPTSVLDTRRSPSPPTSTSTLSSSLGNGVASTTTTATAKAAATASENHHQPSSQTSLDIGEKCGLGMEDWEGVLSDSSSGQEQSILRLIMGDIEDPSLGLNKLLHQDLEFNSGFGMIDQAAGFGCLEMPNNLLPSIDPSAEFPFNGGGTNATRLGSVSTPNHSPMFSVATSNNLLPGSLSHSPTMFHHQQQQQQVQTIETVDEKPQIFNPQMTHPNQAQYAQNPALFMPLTYAQLQEHHLGSSPLAKRHNLGGIGPNYQVPKSPFLEPGQELIRRQQQQQQNQLQVLPQHIQQRPMMVSKQKMVCNELANQQQQQQQFLFDQLYQLAELIETGNNPVLAQEILARLNHQLSPIGKPFQRAAFYFKEALQLLLHNTNNTNSNASLNMSSPPPPISLIFKIGAYKSFSEVSPVLQFANFTCNQALLEALDGFDTIHIIDFDIGFGGQWASLMQELALKQGGGPALKITAFASSSTHDELQLGFTLENLKHFATEINLAFEFEFLSFESLNSGSWPLPLHTSESEAIAVNLPIGSFSNYPLSLPLVLGFVKQLSPKIVVSLDRGCDRTDLPFPLHIIHAVQSYSGLLESLDAVNVNLDALQKIERHLLQPGIEKIVLGRRRSSDRTPPWRGLFLSSGFSPLTFSNFTESQAECLVQRTPVRGFHVEKKQTSLVLCWQRKELVSASVWRC encoded by the coding sequence ATGAAGGCCATGCCCCTACCCTTTGAGGAGTTTCAAGGGAAGGGGGTGTTAGATTTCTCTACCGCTTCTTCAGATTCATTACCCCATCTCCACCATCTTTACCAACAACAGCAACTACAAAAGTGGCACAACACCAACAAAGAAAATTGCTATGTGGGCACTGAGCCCACCTCAGTTCTTGACACAAGAAGAAGCCCCAGCCCTCCAACTTCAACCTCAACTCTGTCTTCCTCTCTTGGCAACGGTGTGgcttcaacaacaacaacagcaacagcaaaAGCAGCAGCAACGGCCTCAGAGAATCACCACCAACCTTCTTCCCAAACTAGCTTAGACATAGGTGAAAAATGTGGGCTTGGAATGGAAGACTGGGAAGGTGTGTTGTCTGATTCCTCATCAGGTCAAGAACAGTCTATTCTGAGATTGATTATGGGGGACATTGAAGACCCATCTCTGGGTCTCAACAAGCTCTTGCATCAAGACCTTGAATTCAATTCAGGTTTTGGTATGATAGATCAAGCTGCTGGCTTTGGCTGCCTTGAAATGCCCAACAATTTGTTGCCTAGCATTGACCCTTCTGCTGAGTTTCCATTCAATGGTGGTGGCACCAATGCAACCAGGCTTGGCTCAGTTTCGACCCCAAATCACAGCCCCATGTTCTCTGTTGCAACAAGTAATAATCTCTTGCCAGGCTCTCTATCTCATTCACCAACCATGtttcatcatcaacaacaacaacagcaggTGCAAACAATTGAAACTGTAGATGAGAAGCCACAGATTTTCAATCCCCAAATGACACACCCGAATCAAGCTCAGTATGCTCAAAACCCAGCTTTGTTTATGCCTTTAACATATGCCCAATTGCAAGAGCATCACCTTGGTTCATCACCACTGGCGAAAAGGCATAATCTTGGGGGTATTGGGCCTAATTATCAGGTCCCCAAGTCACCGTTTTTGGAACCGGGGCAAGAGCTTATTCGAAgacagcaacaacaacagcaaaatCAGCTTCAGGTGCTTCCTCAGCATATCCAGCAGAGGCCAATGATGGTTTCAAAGCAGAAAATGGTGTGCAATGAATTGGCAAAtcaacagcagcagcaacagcaatTTTTGTTTGATCAGTTATACCAGTTAGCAGAGCTGATAGAAACTGGGAATAATCCGGTACTCGCGCAAGAGATATTGGCGCGGCTCAATCACCAGCTCTCTCCAATTGGTAAGCCTTTTCAAAGGGCTGCTTTTTATTTCAAGGAGGCCTTGCAATTGCTCCTCCATAATACTAATAATACTAATAGCAATGCTTCTTTGAATAtgtcatcaccaccaccacctatTAGTCTAATTTTCAAGATTGGTGCTTACAAATCATTCTCAGAAGTCTCTCCTGTACTTCAGTTTGCCAATTTTACTTGTAACCAAGCTCTTCTTGAAGCCTTGgatggctttgataccattcacattattgattttgatattggGTTTGGTGGACAATGGGCTTCTCTTATGCAAGAGCTCGCCTTGAAGCAAGGCGGTGGTCCAGCTCTTAAAATCACTGCATTTGCATCCTCATCCACACATGATGAACTCCAGCTTGGTTTCACTCTAGAAAACTTGAAACATTTTGCTACTGAGATTAACCTTGCatttgagtttgaatttttaagttttgagtcCTTGAACTCTGGTTCTTGGCCATTGCCCCTTCATACATCGGAGAGTGAGGCAATTGCAGTGAATCTGCCAATTGGTTCCTTTTCCAACTACCCATTATCCCTTCCTTTGGTTCTTGGCTTTGTTAAGCAGCTCTCACCGAAAATTGTGGTCTCTTTGGATAGAGGTTGTGATCGAACTGATCTCCCTTTCCCCCTCCACATAATTCATGCCGTTCAATCTTATTCGGGCCTGCTTGAATCGTTGGATGCTGTTAATGTTAACCTAGATGCCTTGCAAAAGATTGAGAGACATTTGCTGCAACCGGGAATTGAGAAAATTGTGTTGGGTCGTCGCCGTTCATCTGATAGAACGCCTCCATGGAGGGGTCTTTTTTTGTCATCTGGATTCTCCCCATTGACATTCAGCAACTTCACCGAGTCCCAAGCAGAGTGCCTGGTGCAGAGGACTCCAGTTCGGGGATTCCATGTCGAAAAGAAGCAAACTTCACTTGTTCTCTGCTGGCAGCGAAAGGAGCTTGTCTCAGCTTCAGTTTGGAGGTGCTGA